The following are encoded in a window of Mycobacterium vicinigordonae genomic DNA:
- the ileS gene encoding isoleucine--tRNA ligase, which produces MTENYPKLAAGTPDFPALELEVLDYWFHDDTFRASIANRDGAPEYVFYDGPPFANGLPHYGHLLTGYVKDIVPRYRTMRGDKVERRFGWDTHGLPAELEVERQLGITDKSQIDSMGIAAFNDACRASVLRYTDEWQQYVTRQARWVDFDNDYKTLDLPYMESVIWAFKQLWDKGLAYEGYRVLPYCWRDETPLSNHELRMDDDVYQSRQDPALTVGFKINGGNLDGAYLLIWTTTPWTLPSNLAVAVHPDVTYVHVAVGDRRFVLAEARLGAYARELGDDPAVLGTYRGADLVGVRYLPPFPYFMDSPNAFRVLPADFVTTEDGTGLVHLAPAYGEDDMTVGDAAGIVPVTPVDAAGRFDSSVPDYHGQHVFDANPHIIRDLKNGGGAVAVNGAVLLRHETYEHPYPHCWRCRNPLIYRAVSSWFVRVTQFRDRMVELNQQITWYPEHVKDGQFGKWLQGARDWSISRNRYWGTPIPVWKSDDPAYPRIDVYGSVDELERDFGVRPDNLHRPFIDELTRPNPDDPTGSCTMRRIPDVLDVWFDSGSMPYAQVHYPFENRDWFDSHYPGDFIVEYIGQTRGWFYTLHVLATALFDRPSFKTCVAHGIVLGSDGQKMSKSLRNYPDVTEVFDRDGSDAMRWFLMASPILRGGNLIVTEQGIRDGVRQVLLPFWNAYSFLALYAPKVGTWRVDSTNVLDRYILAKLAVLRDDLTASLDVCDISGACEQLRQFTEALTNWYVRRSRSRFWVEDAEAIDTLHTVLEVTARLAAPLLPLITELIWRGLTGARSVHLTDWPQAAELPADPDLVAAMDQAREVCSAASSLRKAKKLRVRLPLPKLTVAVENPGQLEQFIGLIADELNVKSVELTDAIDTYGRFELTVNARVAGPRLGKDVQAAIKAVKAGAGVVNPDGTLTAGPAVLQPEEYSSRLVAADPEFTAALPGGAGLVVLDGTVTPELEAEGWAKDRIRELQELRKSSGLEVSDRISVVIAVPAERAEWARTHRDLIAGEILATSFEFGEPVDGTEIGDGVRVHIAKA; this is translated from the coding sequence ATGACTGAGAACTATCCGAAGCTGGCCGCAGGGACACCCGACTTCCCGGCGCTCGAACTGGAGGTGCTCGACTACTGGTTCCACGACGATACCTTCCGCGCCAGCATCGCCAACCGCGACGGTGCCCCCGAGTACGTCTTCTACGACGGGCCCCCGTTCGCTAACGGCCTGCCGCATTACGGGCACCTGCTGACCGGCTACGTCAAGGACATCGTGCCGCGGTATCGGACCATGCGCGGCGACAAGGTAGAGCGCCGATTCGGTTGGGACACTCACGGTTTGCCCGCCGAGCTCGAGGTCGAGCGCCAGTTGGGCATCACCGACAAATCCCAGATCGACTCGATGGGAATCGCCGCGTTCAACGATGCCTGCCGCGCTTCGGTGCTGCGCTACACCGATGAATGGCAGCAGTACGTCACCCGTCAGGCGCGCTGGGTCGATTTCGACAACGACTACAAGACGCTCGATCTGCCCTACATGGAGTCGGTGATCTGGGCGTTCAAGCAGTTGTGGGACAAAGGCCTGGCCTACGAGGGCTACCGCGTGCTGCCGTACTGCTGGCGCGACGAAACCCCGCTGTCCAACCACGAGCTGCGCATGGACGACGACGTCTACCAGAGCCGTCAAGACCCAGCCCTGACGGTCGGTTTCAAGATCAACGGCGGCAACCTGGACGGAGCGTACCTGCTGATCTGGACGACCACACCCTGGACGCTGCCGTCCAACCTCGCCGTCGCTGTGCACCCGGACGTGACGTATGTGCATGTTGCCGTGGGGGATCGGCGCTTCGTGTTGGCCGAGGCGCGGCTGGGCGCCTACGCGCGCGAGCTTGGTGACGACCCCGCGGTGCTGGGCACCTATCGCGGCGCGGATCTGGTAGGGGTACGGTATCTGCCGCCGTTCCCGTATTTTATGGACTCGCCCAACGCTTTTCGGGTGCTGCCCGCCGACTTCGTCACCACCGAGGACGGCACCGGCCTGGTGCATCTGGCGCCGGCCTACGGCGAGGATGACATGACCGTCGGCGACGCGGCCGGAATCGTGCCGGTCACGCCGGTGGACGCAGCGGGTCGCTTTGACTCGTCCGTGCCGGACTATCACGGCCAGCATGTCTTTGACGCCAATCCGCACATCATCCGGGACCTGAAGAACGGTGGCGGTGCGGTGGCGGTCAACGGCGCGGTGCTGCTGCGCCACGAAACTTACGAGCACCCCTACCCGCACTGCTGGCGCTGCCGAAACCCGCTGATCTATCGGGCGGTGTCGTCGTGGTTCGTGCGGGTGACCCAGTTCCGCGACCGGATGGTGGAACTCAACCAACAGATCACCTGGTATCCCGAACACGTCAAGGACGGCCAGTTCGGCAAATGGCTGCAGGGTGCCCGCGACTGGTCGATCTCCCGAAACAGGTATTGGGGCACCCCGATTCCGGTGTGGAAGTCCGACGACCCGGCCTACCCGCGGATCGATGTCTACGGCAGCGTCGACGAACTCGAACGCGATTTCGGGGTGCGGCCGGACAACTTGCACCGGCCCTTCATCGACGAACTCACCCGGCCCAACCCTGACGACCCGACCGGCTCCTGCACGATGCGGCGCATTCCCGACGTGCTCGACGTGTGGTTCGACTCCGGCTCCATGCCGTACGCGCAGGTTCACTACCCGTTCGAGAATCGCGACTGGTTCGACAGTCATTACCCGGGTGACTTCATCGTCGAGTACATCGGGCAGACCCGCGGCTGGTTCTACACCCTGCATGTACTGGCCACCGCTTTGTTCGACCGGCCGTCATTCAAAACCTGTGTCGCACATGGCATCGTGCTCGGTTCCGACGGGCAGAAGATGAGCAAGTCGTTGCGCAACTACCCCGATGTCACCGAGGTATTCGACCGCGACGGCTCCGACGCCATGCGCTGGTTCCTAATGGCCTCGCCGATCTTGCGCGGCGGCAACCTGATCGTCACCGAGCAGGGTATCCGCGACGGCGTGCGCCAGGTGCTGCTGCCGTTCTGGAACGCCTACAGCTTCCTGGCGCTGTATGCGCCGAAAGTCGGTACCTGGCGGGTTGATTCGACCAATGTGCTGGACCGCTACATCCTGGCTAAGCTGGCGGTGCTACGCGACGACCTGACCGCTTCGCTGGATGTATGCGACATCTCCGGGGCCTGTGAACAGTTGCGCCAATTCACCGAGGCGCTGACGAATTGGTATGTGCGGCGGTCGCGTTCCCGGTTCTGGGTGGAAGACGCCGAGGCGATCGACACCCTGCACACCGTGCTGGAGGTCACCGCGCGCCTTGCCGCGCCGCTGCTTCCGTTGATCACCGAGCTGATCTGGCGTGGTTTGACCGGCGCGCGCTCGGTGCATCTGACCGACTGGCCCCAGGCCGCCGAACTACCGGCGGATCCGGACTTGGTCGCCGCGATGGACCAGGCGCGTGAAGTGTGTTCGGCGGCGTCGTCGCTGCGTAAGGCCAAGAAGCTGCGGGTGCGGCTGCCTCTGCCGAAACTCACCGTGGCAGTGGAGAATCCCGGACAGCTTGAACAATTCATCGGGTTGATCGCCGACGAGCTCAACGTCAAGTCGGTCGAGCTGACCGACGCGATCGACACCTACGGCCGGTTCGAACTCACCGTCAACGCGAGGGTGGCCGGTCCGCGGCTGGGTAAGGACGTCCAAGCCGCGATCAAGGCCGTCAAGGCCGGTGCAGGAGTGGTCAACCCCGACGGCACCCTGACGGCAGGCCCCGCGGTGTTGCAGCCCGAGGAGTACAGCTCGCGGCTTGTCGCCGCCGACCCCGAGTTCACCGCGGCACTGCCCGGCGGCGCCGGGCTGGTGGTGCTGGACGGCACCGTGACTCCCGAACTGGAGGCCGAGGGCTGGGCCAAGGACCGCATCCGCGAGCTGCAGGAGCTGCGTAAGTCCAGCGGACTGGAGGTGTCCGACCGGATCAGCGTGGTGATCGCGGTACCCGCCGAACGTGCCGAGTGGGCGCGGACGCACCGCGATCTCATCGCCGGCGAAATCCTGGCCACCAGTTTCGAATTCGGCGAACCGGTGGACGGCACGGAGATCGGCGACGGGGTGCGCGTGCATATCGCCAAAGCCTGA
- a CDS encoding peptidoglycan DD-metalloendopeptidase family protein has translation MRVLGLFRVHNGEDILPRVLDSLSCWCDDIYVIDDRSTDSTPEILAGHPAVTNLVRARHDLPATPWLIPEPPGLELLYRMADFCRPDWIAMIDSDQVVQADVDVRSVLENTPSDIAALMCPMIPTWNDPDYPEMIPVMGPAESVRGPFWRWRPGLRAGTRLIHNPHWPANITDHGRIGLVNEIHLVHNGWSTLAERIAKVDHYAKIDPDCQLNYGVPYDRALLFGYARDEVDLLVADYRRRFRSDFDPAERGARLPIDREQLAVGAGYGSRAGAFHPGVDFAALPGTPVYAVTSGTVSRTEVLDGSGLHSVTISNANLDLVYVLRSDEAHALGAQVGAGSQIGTVGREAESSDGYLHFEVHQNGAHISPVRYLANMGLHPWPPRGRPRPVSGTYPAVTPCTITV, from the coding sequence ATGCGGGTTCTCGGCCTGTTCCGCGTGCACAACGGCGAGGACATCTTGCCCCGCGTACTCGACTCTCTGTCTTGTTGGTGCGACGACATCTACGTGATCGACGACCGCAGCACCGACAGCACCCCTGAGATACTGGCGGGCCATCCGGCGGTGACTAATCTGGTGCGCGCGCGCCACGACCTGCCCGCCACGCCGTGGCTGATCCCTGAACCACCCGGGCTCGAATTGCTCTACCGCATGGCCGATTTCTGCCGCCCCGATTGGATCGCGATGATTGACTCTGATCAGGTGGTGCAGGCGGACGTCGACGTCCGAAGCGTGCTGGAAAACACCCCATCCGACATCGCGGCCCTGATGTGCCCGATGATCCCCACCTGGAACGACCCCGACTACCCGGAAATGATCCCGGTGATGGGACCCGCGGAGTCGGTGCGCGGACCGTTCTGGCGCTGGCGTCCCGGCCTGCGCGCCGGAACCAGGCTGATCCACAACCCGCACTGGCCGGCCAATATCACCGACCACGGACGCATCGGGCTGGTCAACGAGATCCATTTGGTGCACAACGGCTGGTCCACGCTGGCCGAACGCATAGCCAAGGTCGACCACTACGCCAAGATCGACCCGGACTGTCAGCTGAACTACGGTGTCCCGTACGACCGGGCGTTGCTGTTCGGCTACGCGCGCGACGAAGTCGATCTGCTCGTAGCCGACTATCGCCGCCGCTTCCGTAGTGATTTCGACCCGGCCGAACGCGGCGCGCGACTCCCGATCGATCGTGAGCAGCTCGCCGTTGGCGCCGGCTACGGATCCCGGGCCGGCGCCTTTCACCCCGGCGTCGACTTTGCCGCACTGCCGGGCACGCCCGTCTATGCCGTAACCTCCGGAACCGTCAGTCGCACCGAGGTTCTCGACGGCAGCGGCCTGCATTCGGTGACGATATCCAACGCGAATTTGGACCTCGTCTACGTGTTGCGGTCCGACGAAGCCCACGCGCTCGGTGCGCAGGTCGGCGCGGGCTCCCAGATCGGCACGGTCGGCCGCGAAGCCGAATCATCGGATGGCTACTTACATTTCGAAGTCCACCAAAATGGCGCGCACATCAGCCCGGTGCGCTACCTGGCCAACATGGGCCTGCACCCGTGGCCACCGCGGGGGCGTCCACGGCCGGTGTCGGGAACATACCCCGCGGTCACACCGTGCACCATCACGGTGTGA
- a CDS encoding dTDP-glucose 4,6-dehydratase, with the protein MRILVTGGAGFQGSHLVEALLAAGHQLTVLNTLSSVAKRNLRNIETHPHADVVFGSVTDPELAVKTVPEHDVIFHLAANVNVDKSLSDPKSFLDTNVMGTYNILEAARTCDARVIYASTCEVYGDGQSLGAHELLHESAELMPNSPYGASKAAADRLCYSYYKSYDMDITIVRPFNIFGERQKSGAFGALIPILVRHALSGRNLTIFGKGTATRDYLHVCDVVRAYQLVLDTPTLQGRSINFASGANTSVRDIAHYIADKFGVRVFEGPARPGEVTRYPADISLARDIGFEPHVDIWTGIDRYIDWAKGQPDNDFQH; encoded by the coding sequence GTGAGAATTCTGGTGACCGGTGGGGCGGGGTTTCAGGGGAGCCATCTCGTCGAAGCCCTGCTCGCCGCGGGTCACCAACTGACCGTACTAAATACGTTGTCAAGCGTGGCCAAGAGAAACCTCCGCAATATCGAGACGCACCCGCACGCGGACGTGGTATTCGGCTCGGTTACCGATCCCGAACTTGCCGTGAAAACTGTGCCCGAACACGACGTCATCTTTCACCTTGCGGCAAATGTCAACGTCGACAAATCGTTGAGCGATCCGAAAAGCTTTCTGGACACCAACGTCATGGGCACCTACAACATTCTCGAGGCTGCGCGGACCTGCGACGCCCGCGTCATCTATGCCTCGACCTGCGAGGTCTACGGAGACGGACAAAGCCTCGGGGCGCACGAATTGTTGCACGAGAGCGCCGAATTGATGCCGAACAGTCCCTATGGCGCTTCCAAAGCCGCCGCTGACCGGCTCTGCTACTCGTACTACAAGTCTTACGACATGGATATTACGATCGTGCGTCCGTTCAACATTTTCGGCGAACGACAGAAAAGCGGCGCGTTCGGGGCGCTGATCCCGATCCTGGTCCGCCATGCGCTGTCCGGCAGAAATCTCACGATATTCGGCAAGGGCACCGCGACCCGGGACTACTTGCACGTCTGTGACGTCGTCCGGGCATACCAACTGGTTTTGGACACTCCCACATTGCAAGGCCGGTCCATCAACTTCGCCAGCGGCGCCAATACCAGCGTGCGCGATATCGCCCATTACATCGCCGACAAGTTCGGTGTTCGAGTATTCGAAGGTCCGGCGCGACCGGGGGAAGTTACTCGCTACCCGGCCGATATCTCGTTGGCACGCGATATCGGGTTCGAGCCGCACGTCGATATCTGGACCGGGATAGACCGCTACATCGACTGGGCAAAAGGGCAGCCGGACAACGATTTTCAGCACTGA